A stretch of Melospiza melodia melodia isolate bMelMel2 chromosome 24, bMelMel2.pri, whole genome shotgun sequence DNA encodes these proteins:
- the CANT1 gene encoding soluble calcium-activated nucleotidase 1 codes for MPVPPCHESMSPLRISVGGLPVLASMTKGADPRFRLRWRAIVLSLACVGLLLLLLCLHRSSPARRGPPSPRTWQLGPHAAERYNDTYPLSPPQRNAEGVRYRIGLIADLDTRSRGPQEHTWFSYLKKGYLVLSDSGDRVTVEWDEDESTLQSHLAEKGRGMELSELVVFNGKLYAVDDRTGVVYQIEGNKVVPWVILPDGDGTVGKGFKAEWLAVKDEHLYVGGLGKEWTTTTGEVVNENPQWVKVIGYKGDVSHENWVTNYNALRAAAGIRPPGYLIHESASWSDTLQRWFFLPRRASHERYSERADERRGTNLLLSSTQDFGHVTVGRVGDVVPTHGFSSFKFIPDTDDQIIVALKSEEDNGKISSYIMAFTLDGRFLLPETRIGSVKYEGIEFI; via the exons ATGCCAGTGCCGCCCTGCCATGAGTCGATGAGCCCGCTGCGGATCAGCGTGGGAGGTCTGCCCGTGCTCGCGTCCATGACCAAGGGCGCCGACCCCCGCTTCCGACTGCGCTGGAGGGCCATCGTGCTGTCCTTGGCCTGCgtggggctcctgctgctgctgctgtgcctgcacCGCTCCTCCCCGGCGCGGCGCGGTCCCCCCAGCCCTCGCACGTGGCAGCTCGGCCCGCACGCAGCGGAGCGCTACAACGACACGTACCCGCTGTCCCCGCCGCAGCGCAACGCCGAGGGCGTGCGCTACCGCATCGGCCTCATCGCCGACCTGGACACGCGGTCCCGCGGCCCCCAGGAGCACACGTGGTTCAGTTACCTGAAGAAGGGCTACCTGGTACTGTcggacagtggggacagagtgACGGTGGAGTGGGACGAGGACGAGAGCACGCTGCAGTCCCACCTGGCTGAGAAGGGCCGGGGCATGGAGCTCTCGGAGCTGGTGGTTTTCAACGGGAAGCTGTACGCGGTGGACGACAGGACAGGTGTGGTCTACCAGATCGAGGGCAACAAGGTGGTGCCGTGGGTGATCCTCCCAGATGGGGATGGCACCGTGGGCAAAG GCTTCAAGGCGGAGTGGCTGGCAGTGAAGGATGAGCACCTGTACGTGGGAGGACTGGGCAAGGAGTGGACCACCACGACAGGGGAAGTGGTGAACGAGAACCCCCAGTGGGTGAAGGTCATTGGCTACAAGGGTGACGTGAGCCACGAGAACTGGGTGACAAATTACAACGCTctgagggctgcagcagggatccggCCCCCAG GGTACCTGATCCACGAGTCGGCCTCGTGGAGCGACACGCTGCAGCGCTGGTTCTTCCTGCCGCGCCGCGCCAGCCACGAGCGCTACAGCGAGCGCGCGGACGAGCGGCGCGGCACCAACCTGCTGCTCAGCTCCACGCAGGACTTCGGCCACGTCACCGTGGGCCGCGTGGGCGATGTGGTGCCCACCCACGGCTTCTCCTCCTTCAAGTTCATCCCGGACACCGACGACCAGATCATCGTGGCGCTGAAGTCGGAGGAGGACAACGGCAAGATCTCCAGCTACATCATGGCCTTCACGCTGGACGGGCGCTTCCTGCTGCCCGAGACCAGGATTGGGAGCGTCAAGTACGAGGGCATTGAGTTTATTTAA